A stretch of the Poseidonibacter parvus genome encodes the following:
- a CDS encoding phosphoethanolamine transferase, with the protein MKFISQYKLILLVAIFFATFYNLSFFTNVISIYEPVGKNILYICSLAIVLVAFTVFLFTLLSSKYTTKPLLIITLMVSSFTAYFMDTYRVVIDDEMIRNSLQTNLAESSDLFSFQLVFYVLLLGILPSYFVYKIKLEYRPLKKELLLKVGTIIVALIFVILPIFSFSKFYTSFFREHKPLRYHVNPIYWIYSTGNYISKTMNSGPMVVKPIGLDAKIQKTEDEIDKKELIIMVVGEATRADRFSLNGYEKETNPLLKKEDVVNFSNFYSCGTSTAQSVPCMFSIYDRDTYDYKKGITTQNVLDVLINTKDVKVLWRDNNSSSKGVADRVDYEDYRTNKNNTICDDECRDEGMLIGLDNYIKKNKDKDILIVLHQMGNHGPAYYKRYPKDYEKFTPVCETNQLEQCTQEEVSNAYDNAVLYSDYFLSKTINFLKPYSKDYETAMVYMSDHGESLGENGLYLHGMPYFMAPDEQKHVASFMWFGEGDIKEDIDVDKLKSYSDKKFSQDNLFHTLLSFFEVETDVYEKEMDILNDAKKSH; encoded by the coding sequence ATGAAATTTATTTCACAATATAAACTTATACTATTAGTTGCCATATTTTTTGCAACTTTTTATAATTTATCTTTTTTTACAAATGTCATATCAATTTATGAACCCGTAGGTAAAAATATTTTATATATTTGTTCTCTTGCTATTGTTTTAGTAGCATTTACTGTATTTTTATTTACACTACTCTCTTCAAAATATACAACTAAACCTCTTTTAATAATTACATTAATGGTTTCTTCATTTACTGCATATTTTATGGATACATATCGTGTAGTTATTGATGATGAAATGATACGAAACTCTTTACAAACAAACTTAGCAGAATCTAGTGACTTATTTAGTTTTCAACTAGTTTTTTATGTCTTATTATTAGGAATATTGCCCTCTTATTTTGTTTATAAAATAAAACTAGAATACAGACCTTTAAAAAAAGAATTATTATTAAAGGTAGGAACTATTATTGTAGCTTTAATTTTTGTTATACTTCCAATCTTCTCTTTTAGTAAATTCTATACTTCTTTTTTTAGAGAACATAAACCTCTTAGATACCATGTAAACCCGATTTATTGGATTTATAGTACAGGAAATTATATTAGCAAAACAATGAACAGTGGTCCTATGGTTGTAAAACCTATAGGACTTGATGCAAAAATCCAAAAAACTGAAGATGAAATTGATAAAAAAGAATTAATAATAATGGTTGTAGGAGAAGCTACAAGAGCTGATAGATTTTCATTAAATGGTTATGAAAAAGAGACAAACCCCTTACTTAAAAAAGAAGATGTAGTTAATTTCTCAAACTTCTATTCATGTGGTACTTCAACTGCACAATCAGTACCGTGTATGTTTTCTATTTATGATCGTGATACTTATGATTATAAAAAAGGGATTACTACTCAAAATGTATTAGATGTATTAATCAATACAAAAGATGTAAAAGTTCTATGGAGAGATAACAACTCAAGTTCAAAAGGTGTTGCAGACAGAGTTGATTATGAAGATTATCGAACAAATAAAAACAATACAATTTGCGATGATGAATGTAGAGATGAGGGTATGCTTATTGGGTTAGACAATTATATTAAAAAAAATAAAGATAAAGATATTTTAATTGTATTACATCAAATGGGGAATCATGGCCCTGCATATTATAAGAGGTACCCAAAAGATTACGAAAAATTCACGCCAGTTTGTGAAACTAATCAATTAGAGCAATGTACACAAGAAGAAGTTAGTAATGCTTATGATAATGCAGTTTTATATTCTGATTACTTCTTATCTAAAACTATAAACTTCTTAAAACCATATTCAAAAGATTATGAAACAGCAATGGTTTATATGAGCGACCATGGAGAGAGCTTAGGAGAGAATGGACTTTACTTACATGGAATGCCTTATTTTATGGCTCCTGATGAACAAAAACATGTAGCATCATTTATGTGGTTTGGTGAAGGTGATATTAAAGAA
- a CDS encoding undecaprenyl-diphosphatase has translation MEHLNMNLFLFINSFAKISEFLDNIMITFAEYLPYLFLIIMVYTWFTNKKNETLYAGYTVILGLLINQVIGWFIYHNRPFVDGFGVTLVIHKVENSFPSDHTTFLISIALAFLIFKSSRKIGYLLFILAIIGGISRVYCGVHYPFDIIGSLVVSIMAISLIYTTKDDFNNINLFLINTFRRIEFWKN, from the coding sequence TTGGAACATTTAAATATGAATTTATTTTTATTTATAAATTCATTCGCAAAAATAAGTGAATTTCTAGATAATATAATGATAACATTTGCTGAATATTTGCCATACTTATTTCTTATAATAATGGTTTATACATGGTTTACAAATAAAAAGAATGAAACATTATATGCAGGATATACTGTAATTCTTGGTTTATTAATAAATCAAGTTATTGGTTGGTTTATTTATCATAATAGGCCATTTGTAGATGGGTTTGGAGTAACATTAGTTATACATAAAGTTGAAAATTCTTTTCCATCTGACCATACTACTTTTTTAATATCAATTGCACTAGCATTTTTAATATTTAAATCTTCTAGGAAAATTGGATATCTATTATTTATATTAGCCATAATAGGAGGTATATCAAGAGTTTATTGTGGAGTTCATTATCCATTTGATATAATTGGTTCACTTGTAGTTTCTATAATGGCTATTAGTTTAATTTATACGACAAAAGATGACTTTAACAATATAAATTTATTTTTAATAAATACCTTTAGAAGAATAGAATTTTGGAAAAATTGA
- a CDS encoding sensor histidine kinase, with product MKFKGLKTRILFWFGSSTFLVLLIFSFSFYFLFEKNTYFNFESKLYKEAIFIKENLLNDNKENFNKREFLSSKAALFENEQIIKKTDDFKFEEISSYLDNEKSFLLIHNDESMHAIYTLKVNNKLKIILYEDNIDDKIEDIIEVMLVIEPLLFFTLLFLGSRLIDKILIPINHITRSAKNITINNFSKTIPPHKHNDEISELIESFNTMIERLQDGVKNLDRFNSDVSHELRTPLTVIRGEIEVSLRRERESSYYIDSMNTVYYEIKQIEDIIENLLLLTKYSKENIKKTFEETSVDSLLLDTIYKYDTQIKNKNITLTIDKMETITKKLNPLLLKTIFSNLIDNAIKYSLDNKNIIIKLYQNEKMHFCIEDEGIGISKEKLPLITDRFYRADKSRNKTIEGFGLGLSIVKNSVELHNGQLKIESVLNKGTKIEIIL from the coding sequence TTGAAGTTTAAAGGTTTAAAAACACGCATACTATTTTGGTTTGGAAGTAGTACTTTTTTAGTTTTATTAATATTTAGTTTTTCTTTCTATTTCCTCTTTGAAAAAAATACTTATTTTAATTTTGAATCAAAATTATATAAAGAAGCAATTTTTATAAAAGAAAATCTTTTAAATGATAATAAAGAAAATTTTAATAAAAGAGAATTCCTTTCTTCTAAAGCTGCATTATTTGAGAATGAGCAAATAATAAAAAAAACAGATGATTTTAAATTTGAAGAGATAAGTTCTTATTTAGATAATGAAAAATCTTTTTTATTAATACATAATGATGAAAGTATGCATGCTATTTATACTTTAAAGGTAAATAATAAGTTAAAAATCATCTTATATGAAGATAATATAGATGATAAGATTGAAGACATAATAGAAGTTATGTTGGTTATTGAACCCTTACTTTTTTTCACTTTACTTTTTTTAGGAAGTAGACTTATTGATAAAATATTAATACCAATAAACCATATAACAAGAAGTGCAAAGAATATTACTATAAATAATTTTTCAAAAACTATTCCTCCTCATAAACATAATGATGAAATTTCTGAATTAATAGAATCCTTTAATACTATGATTGAAAGACTTCAAGATGGTGTTAAGAATTTAGATAGATTTAATAGCGATGTTTCACATGAGTTAAGAACACCTTTAACTGTTATTCGAGGGGAAATTGAAGTTTCATTACGAAGGGAGAGAGAAAGCTCATATTATATTGATTCTATGAATACAGTTTATTATGAAATAAAACAAATTGAAGATATCATTGAAAACTTACTCTTATTAACAAAATATTCAAAAGAGAATATAAAAAAGACTTTTGAAGAAACAAGTGTTGATTCATTATTGCTTGATACTATTTATAAATATGATACTCAAATAAAAAATAAAAATATTACTCTTACTATCGATAAAATGGAAACTATTACTAAAAAATTAAATCCTTTACTTCTTAAAACAATTTTCTCAAATCTTATAGATAATGCTATTAAGTACTCTTTAGATAATAAAAATATAATAATTAAACTTTATCAAAATGAAAAGATGCATTTTTGCATTGAAGATGAGGGTATTGGTATTTCAAAAGAAAAGTTGCCTTTGATTACAGATAGATTTTATAGGGCTGATAAGTCAAGAAATAAAACTATAGAAGGTTTTGGATTAGGATTATCTATCGTTAAAAATAGTGTTGAACTTCATAATGGTCAATTAAAAATTGAATCTGTTCTAAATAAAGGAACAAAAATAGAAATAATTCTTTAA
- a CDS encoding response regulator transcription factor produces the protein MKILLIEDDPNIVSLLKRGLVEDGHFIETSEDGEEGEYLASMNNYDLIILDWMLPNKEGIEILKSLRKKNITIPVLMLTAKSEIDDKVLGLNHGADDYLSKPFSYKELIARIEAIYRRILSDGKNEVLINDINIDMSKKIVKKENIEISLTAKEYELLLFLIKNKNSMVSNGMIEQQLWNNEEFINSNVIPVTIYHLRKKIGKNLIKSFRGLGYKIEV, from the coding sequence ATGAAAATCTTATTAATTGAAGATGACCCTAACATCGTATCTCTTTTAAAAAGAGGATTAGTTGAAGATGGTCATTTTATTGAAACTTCAGAAGATGGAGAAGAAGGTGAATATTTAGCAAGTATGAATAATTATGATTTAATCATACTTGACTGGATGCTACCTAACAAAGAAGGGATAGAGATATTAAAATCTTTGAGAAAAAAGAATATTACTATTCCGGTATTAATGTTAACTGCAAAAAGTGAGATTGATGATAAAGTATTAGGACTAAATCATGGAGCAGATGATTATTTATCTAAACCTTTTTCCTATAAAGAATTAATAGCAAGAATTGAAGCAATATATCGAAGAATCTTGTCTGATGGCAAAAATGAAGTTTTAATAAATGACATAAATATTGATATGAGTAAGAAAATTGTAAAAAAAGAGAACATCGAAATATCATTAACTGCAAAAGAATATGAACTGCTACTTTTTCTAATTAAGAATAAAAACTCAATGGTTTCAAATGGTATGATTGAGCAACAATTATGGAATAATGAAGAATTTATAAATAGTAATGTGATCCCAGTAACCATTTATCATCTTAGAAAAAAAATAGGTAAAAATCTAATAAAAAGTTTTAGAGGCTTAGGATATAAAATTGAAGTTTAA
- a CDS encoding PepSY domain-containing protein, with the protein MKKSSYFVKSLIGLSLIGSVALANDIELDDEKKDLEIKSSIQVNDDISENEEKSYAKIDVNEVINILRKEESGKIINVELENEDGNLVYKAEVIKDNQSIDFIVDAGNGKILHKEVDKKDKSDKEDEHEDNDENEKEKKD; encoded by the coding sequence ATGAAAAAAAGTTCATATTTTGTAAAAAGTCTTATTGGATTAAGTTTAATAGGAAGTGTAGCATTAGCTAATGATATAGAGTTAGATGATGAGAAAAAAGATTTAGAAATAAAAAGTTCAATTCAAGTAAATGATGATATATCAGAAAATGAAGAAAAATCTTATGCTAAAATTGATGTTAATGAAGTAATTAATATTTTAAGAAAAGAAGAATCTGGTAAAATCATAAACGTAGAATTAGAAAATGAAGATGGTAATTTAGTTTATAAAGCTGAAGTTATCAAAGATAATCAAAGTATAGATTTTATAGTTGATGCCGGAAATGGTAAAATATTACATAAAGAAGTTGATAAAAAAGATAAATCTGATAAAGAAGATGAGCATGAAGATAATGATGAGAACGAAAAAGAAAAGAAAGATTAA
- a CDS encoding HipA domain-containing protein, translated as MKIDDLSRNQRNIIAILEKVKEGTTSELTKELGLPRRTFLDNINFLIKHGLAKKSGSGKGTFYSRVIINEYIAKEITVFKEGIKFGVLQFGANGFEFTYDKNYKGEKPTSLLENVQSPDLFPEFENLIPEYARRDKLINEYNTEYLSELLVHLKNTHGAYDFINSYEESKYVSDYSNRPSWYSIKNKILGSNDYPNVLYGFNLNVEKEILTAKTKGEHSALSGNQNKVDIDIDFKNKEIAEVTKDEVALYLLKPYSEDLSSYFEQFKKRDKGYYPHIAINEHLFMSFAKNELGFNVPYTALIEGEKEFHYITKRYDRYENYKYHQKDFAQYLGIKSTQKYKTTSEVLFTKLNEVIYSEDEKFDALRFYFYSSIINHSDLHAKNIGALNIGREKNILAPLYDVISVGVYYGNSDALGLSINSRYLHKKVKFRVEDFYGLADILGVNKDKFKIAAKEILITFIEKFPIYIEKSKELLKYYSLEINNTRNGYTNFIIKLANFYNERIVEFMKLDMLRDFDIDKYKEKLQEDKLLKYNKLELRQLHENYKIDKD; from the coding sequence ATGAAAATTGATGATTTATCAAGAAATCAAAGAAATATTATTGCAATACTTGAAAAAGTAAAAGAGGGAACAACTAGTGAACTTACAAAAGAACTTGGACTTCCTAGAAGAACTTTTTTAGATAATATTAACTTCTTAATTAAACATGGCCTAGCAAAAAAATCTGGTTCGGGAAAAGGTACTTTTTACTCTAGAGTGATTATTAATGAATATATTGCAAAAGAGATTACAGTATTTAAAGAGGGTATTAAGTTTGGAGTACTTCAATTTGGTGCAAATGGTTTTGAATTTACATATGATAAAAACTATAAAGGAGAGAAACCTACTAGCCTTTTAGAAAATGTGCAAAGCCCTGACTTGTTTCCCGAGTTTGAAAATCTTATTCCTGAATATGCTAGAAGAGATAAGTTAATAAATGAATATAATACAGAATATTTATCTGAACTGTTAGTACATTTAAAAAATACCCATGGTGCATATGACTTTATAAATAGCTATGAAGAAAGTAAATATGTAAGTGATTATTCAAATAGACCTTCTTGGTATAGTATTAAAAATAAAATTCTAGGAAGCAATGATTATCCAAATGTTTTATATGGATTCAATCTTAATGTAGAAAAAGAAATATTAACAGCTAAAACAAAAGGTGAACACTCTGCACTGAGTGGAAATCAGAATAAGGTAGATATTGATATTGATTTTAAAAACAAAGAGATTGCAGAGGTTACAAAAGATGAAGTTGCTTTATATCTATTAAAACCATATAGTGAAGATTTATCTAGTTATTTTGAGCAGTTTAAAAAAAGAGATAAAGGGTATTATCCTCATATTGCAATTAATGAACATCTGTTTATGAGTTTTGCGAAAAATGAATTGGGTTTCAATGTACCATATACTGCATTAATAGAAGGAGAAAAAGAATTTCATTATATTACAAAAAGATATGACAGATATGAAAACTATAAATATCATCAAAAAGACTTTGCTCAATATCTTGGTATTAAAAGTACTCAAAAATACAAAACGACTAGTGAAGTATTGTTTACTAAACTAAATGAGGTTATATATAGTGAAGATGAAAAGTTTGATGCGTTGAGATTCTATTTTTACTCTAGTATTATTAACCATAGTGATCTTCATGCAAAAAATATTGGTGCGCTAAATATAGGAAGAGAAAAAAATATTCTTGCTCCTCTTTATGATGTTATATCAGTTGGTGTTTATTATGGAAATAGTGATGCACTGGGATTATCTATCAATAGTAGATACTTGCATAAAAAGGTTAAGTTTAGAGTTGAAGATTTTTACGGACTTGCTGATATTTTAGGAGTCAATAAAGATAAATTTAAAATAGCTGCAAAAGAAATTTTAATTACTTTTATTGAGAAGTTTCCTATCTATATAGAAAAATCTAAAGAGCTATTAAAATACTATTCTCTTGAAATTAACAATACTAGAAATGGATATACTAACTTTATAATCAAACTAGCAAATTTCTATAATGAAAGAATAGTTGAATTTATGAAATTAGATATGTTAAGAGATTTTGATATAGATAAATATAAAGAAAAACTACAAGAAGACAAGCTATTAAAATATAATAAGCTAGAGTTAAGACAACTTCATGAAAATTATAAAATAGATAAGGATTAG
- the hypF gene encoding carbamoyltransferase HypF, which yields MELCTYKINITGTVQGVGFRPFVYSLAQRYILTGTVSNNSGGVEIIINSDTITLKQFLTAIEFEYPPLASIETIEHKKINYKAFDSFEIIKTQSKGDVVVNIPSDVSVCKECEKELLDINNRRYQYPFINCTHCGVRYSIIHNLPYDRNKTSMKMFKMCKTCETEYNNPFDRRYHAQPIGCNDCGPKLELLDKVAKRIDIKTNEVDKTVSLLKEGNILALKGVGGYHLVCDATNESTIIKLRNRKKRETKPFAVMVRNMEMARELAVISKDEENLLLSKERPIVIVKMKQKHSSVISPNISYIGLLLPYTPLHLLLIDNINRPLVFTSANISNEPICTSLETLEKLHGVYDYILDHNRDIVNGCDDSVVMVVKEQTIVIRRARGYAPMRVTLPFALKSNVLALGANQKNTIAIGFNNQVILSPHIGDLSSISSVEYYEKNIETLERIYDFKADIIAYDKHPNYESTKIANKIISNNKKIIGKEVQHHYAHILSVMAEKKIKEKVFGVAFDGTGYGDDGMLWGGEFLVCDFDDYKRIASLEYFKLLGGTKAIKEPKRVALSVLFSLYGKDVFELDNPTTRAFSSVELKAYYVAWEKGLNSPLSSSVGRLFDAVASLLGICQVMSFEGESGMLLEELFDSSVTGYYPFNYENGKIDILPILPLLLKEKDISTAVSKFFYTLVEVIVKVYEPYDLPLVLSGGVFQNRVLLSLVLDRFPKAIISNMIPPNDGGIALGQVMSTINTSGYKN from the coding sequence ATGGAGCTTTGTACTTATAAAATAAATATCACTGGTACTGTGCAAGGTGTAGGGTTCCGTCCTTTTGTTTACTCACTTGCTCAAAGATACATACTAACTGGTACAGTTAGTAATAATAGTGGTGGTGTTGAAATAATTATTAATAGTGATACCATTACTTTAAAACAGTTTTTAACAGCGATTGAGTTCGAATATCCACCTTTAGCTTCTATTGAAACTATCGAACACAAAAAGATTAATTATAAAGCTTTTGATAGTTTTGAAATTATCAAAACTCAAAGTAAAGGTGATGTTGTTGTTAATATTCCTTCTGATGTAAGTGTTTGTAAAGAATGTGAAAAAGAACTTTTAGATATTAATAATCGTCGTTATCAATATCCTTTTATAAACTGTACTCATTGTGGGGTAAGATACTCTATAATTCATAATTTACCTTATGATAGAAACAAAACATCAATGAAAATGTTTAAGATGTGTAAGACTTGTGAAACAGAATATAATAACCCTTTTGATAGACGCTATCATGCTCAACCTATTGGATGTAATGATTGTGGACCAAAACTAGAGTTACTAGATAAGGTTGCAAAAAGAATAGATATAAAAACAAATGAAGTAGATAAAACTGTTTCATTATTAAAAGAAGGTAATATTCTTGCTCTTAAAGGAGTAGGGGGTTATCATCTAGTTTGTGATGCAACAAATGAAAGTACAATAATAAAATTACGTAATAGAAAAAAAAGAGAAACAAAACCTTTTGCTGTAATGGTTCGTAATATGGAAATGGCTAGAGAACTTGCAGTTATTTCTAAGGATGAAGAGAATCTTTTACTTTCAAAAGAAAGACCTATTGTGATTGTTAAAATGAAACAAAAACATTCAAGTGTTATTTCACCTAATATTTCTTATATTGGTCTTTTATTACCTTATACTCCTCTTCATTTACTTTTGATAGATAATATTAACCGTCCTTTAGTATTCACTTCTGCTAATATAAGTAATGAACCAATTTGTACAAGCTTAGAAACTTTAGAAAAATTACATGGAGTATATGATTATATTTTAGACCATAATAGAGATATTGTTAATGGTTGTGATGATTCTGTAGTTATGGTAGTAAAAGAACAAACAATTGTTATTAGAAGAGCTAGAGGATATGCTCCTATGAGAGTTACATTACCTTTTGCATTAAAGAGTAATGTTTTAGCTCTTGGAGCTAATCAGAAAAATACAATAGCTATTGGTTTTAATAATCAAGTGATTTTATCTCCTCATATTGGAGATTTATCTAGTATTTCATCTGTTGAATACTATGAAAAAAATATCGAAACATTAGAGAGAATATATGATTTTAAAGCAGATATTATTGCTTACGATAAGCACCCTAATTATGAATCAACTAAGATAGCAAATAAAATAATAAGCAATAATAAGAAAATTATAGGTAAAGAAGTTCAACATCACTATGCACATATCTTATCTGTTATGGCAGAAAAAAAGATAAAAGAAAAAGTATTTGGAGTTGCCTTTGATGGTACTGGTTATGGTGATGATGGTATGCTTTGGGGTGGTGAGTTTTTAGTATGTGATTTTGATGACTACAAAAGAATAGCTTCACTAGAATACTTTAAGCTTTTAGGTGGAACAAAAGCTATTAAAGAACCAAAACGAGTTGCTCTTTCAGTACTTTTTAGTCTTTATGGAAAAGATGTTTTTGAGTTGGATAATCCTACTACTAGAGCATTCTCATCTGTAGAACTTAAAGCTTATTATGTAGCATGGGAAAAAGGATTAAATTCACCATTAAGTTCTTCAGTAGGAAGATTATTTGATGCAGTTGCATCCTTACTTGGTATTTGCCAAGTTATGAGTTTTGAGGGTGAAAGTGGAATGTTACTAGAAGAATTATTTGATAGTTCAGTTACAGGATACTATCCTTTTAATTATGAAAATGGAAAAATAGATATACTTCCTATTCTTCCTTTACTGTTAAAAGAAAAAGATATTTCAACTGCTGTAAGTAAGTTTTTTTATACTTTAGTTGAAGTAATAGTTAAAGTATATGAGCCTTATGATTTACCTCTAGTTTTAAGTGGCGGAGTTTTCCAAAATAGAGTGCTTTTAAGTTTAGTTTTAGATAGATTTCCAAAGGCTATAATTTCTAACATGATTCCTCCTAATGATGGTGGAATTGCTTTAGGCCAAGTTATGTCTACAATTAATACATCAGGATATAAAAACTAA
- a CDS encoding hydrogenase maturation protease: protein MNHERIALIGIGNIMFHDEGLGAYLVKYIEENYEEHPKLTIVEGGTLGFTLMTYYQEYDKVIVVGTGSKIGPVGTISSENSEQVMANSTSTRRTANEVEITMMIEICSFHEDMGEVQLITMVPHDIIDVKNAMTPEALEHMPSLVDETLYELKESGIELTRKKSDEVSFENIIEAYANPKIADFTDMSKLI from the coding sequence TTGAACCATGAAAGAATAGCACTTATTGGCATTGGAAACATTATGTTTCATGATGAAGGTTTAGGTGCATATTTAGTAAAGTATATCGAAGAAAACTATGAAGAACATCCTAAACTAACTATTGTAGAGGGTGGTACATTAGGGTTTACTTTGATGACTTATTATCAAGAATATGATAAAGTTATTGTTGTTGGAACAGGATCTAAAATAGGTCCTGTTGGTACTATAAGTTCAGAAAATTCTGAGCAGGTAATGGCGAATTCAACATCTACAAGAAGAACTGCAAATGAAGTAGAAATAACAATGATGATAGAAATATGTTCTTTTCATGAAGATATGGGTGAAGTACAACTTATAACCATGGTTCCTCATGATATTATAGATGTTAAAAATGCTATGACACCAGAGGCATTAGAGCATATGCCTTCACTTGTTGATGAAACGCTTTATGAATTAAAAGAATCTGGTATTGAACTTACAAGAAAAAAATCTGATGAAGTAAGCTTTGAAAATATAATTGAAGCCTATGCAAATCCTAAAATTGCGGATTTTACAGATATGTCAAAACTTATTTAG
- a CDS encoding cytochrome b/b6 domain-containing protein produces the protein MTPAMRIIHWVNVISMIVAIATGLYIAAPYYQTFMADDAVDKYVMAWNRWGHFIVAIIFDVTSVIIAYLFFFSRFEKPWKKVIPTGKNIKEFAEVFLNLITLNRRKKFDSTHSDSFNSVYFLIFHLLLGWMLLTGLQLYVHALGSGESSVGTWWPWILHATTDWTQVVSSWMIGTTATGANIMDVRISHHLTMWLLITWIVFHIYYQVWRTIFWKEGDISIVVGGDKFVKTEKES, from the coding sequence ATGACCCCTGCAATGAGAATCATTCATTGGGTTAATGTTATTTCAATGATTGTAGCAATTGCTACAGGTCTTTATATTGCTGCACCGTATTATCAAACTTTTATGGCTGATGATGCAGTGGACAAATATGTAATGGCTTGGAATAGATGGGGTCACTTTATAGTGGCTATTATTTTTGATGTTACTTCTGTTATTATTGCTTATCTTTTCTTCTTTTCACGTTTTGAAAAGCCATGGAAAAAGGTTATTCCTACAGGAAAGAATATTAAAGAGTTTGCTGAAGTATTTTTAAACTTAATAACACTAAACCGACGAAAGAAATTTGATTCAACACATAGTGATAGCTTTAATTCTGTTTATTTTTTAATTTTTCATTTACTTTTAGGGTGGATGCTTTTAACAGGTCTTCAGCTTTATGTACATGCATTAGGTTCAGGAGAGAGTAGTGTTGGAACATGGTGGCCTTGGATATTACATGCTACAACAGACTGGACACAAGTAGTTAGTTCATGGATGATTGGAACAACTGCTACTGGTGCGAATATTATGGATGTACGTATTTCTCATCACTTGACAATGTGGCTTTTAATTACATGGATAGTTTTTCATATTTATTATCAAGTATGGCGAACAATTTTTTGGAAAGAGGGTGATATTTCAATAGTTGTTGGTGGTGATAAATTTGTGAAAACTGAAAAGGAATCATAA